In Sphingobacterium sp. SYP-B4668, the sequence AAAAGAAACGGAAATTCAGCAACGACTAAATAACGTTTATGACGCTCTACAGTCGACAAGGGAGAAGCTTAGGGAAGAACTGCTACTTTTCAGAAGTCGATATGAAAATGCCTGCCTTGACCACATCAAGTCGGGTTTTAGAAAAGAAAAGTCGTGGATAAAGGAATCTAATAACCATCATCAAAAATATCTCGAGTACGATATCCATATCTACCTCATTGATATCATCTCCGACTATCGGGATCTACATGGACATTTTCCAGAGCATACACTTATGCTCGACAACATCGAGCAGCTGATGTTTGCTTTTGCTGAAGAAGAAAAATATGAAGAGGCAGCCGTCTTGAACCGATGGCTGAAACAGTTTGAATTAGCAAACTCGCTCCCTAGTAAATCGTAACGTAGGGACTATGGCTATAGATTATGACACCCCTTAATAGCCCCAACCATTCTATTTATGATGCTTCTTGCTCTTATTCTTCTGCTGGCCAGGTGCATATTCACGAGCAGATTTTTTACCATAGACCTTTTTAGCTTGTCCTGGTGGCATTCCCTTATTTCCTCTTCCGTGACTATGGTGATATGAACTACAGGACATTGTCATGCCAATAGTCAATAAAAATGCCAATATATACAAAACAGATTTCTTCATCGTTACCTCCTTAGTTGTTGACGAAAGTTTCCCGACACAGGCAAGGTTAGTGTTCAAGACTTCCATCTATTATATAATAGCTAAGCAACAACCACACCAAAAGAAATCCCTAGTGCGCTTTTTTTGATTTCAATATTTCATCTGTAAAGTGTTCGACATGCTTCTCGTTCGAAAACTTTACACGATTATATTCATTTGAACTGCCTCTTGGGATGGAAAGACTTTCCCATTCGGTATTGCACATCATCTTACCAATCATTACGATTTGGCCTATATGGTAAGGATAATGCGCCAATTGTCGATTGATAGCCTCCATAACAGTGTGCCCTTGATTGCGAATGAACACGATGCGCTCCAGATCTTCCG encodes:
- a CDS encoding quinol oxidase subunit 4; its protein translation is MKKSVLYILAFLLTIGMTMSCSSYHHSHGRGNKGMPPGQAKKVYGKKSAREYAPGQQKNKSKKHHK